The following are from one region of the Magallana gigas chromosome 4, xbMagGiga1.1, whole genome shotgun sequence genome:
- the LOC105334335 gene encoding WD repeat-containing protein 82, producing the protein MKLTDNVVRNYRVAKIFRENTDRINRIDFSSDGNTLISSSDDDSIVIYDCQNGTPKKTLNSKKYGVDLICYTHAVNTALHGSTKVDDTIRYLSLHDNKYIRYFPGHTKKVVSLNMSPINDSFLSGSLDKTIRLWDLRSQNCQGLMHLPGRPVAAFDPEGLIFAAGINSECVKLYDLRSFDRGPFTTFKLTQDKDCDWTGMKFSPDGKLILISTNGQILRLIDAFQGTPLQTFMGFQNNKGIPLEASFSPDSRFAFCGSTDGRIHCWNTETGVKVAVMNADHPGPIQCLQFNPKYMMLASACSNMAFWLPYIDD; encoded by the exons ATGAAGCTCACAGATAATGTTGTTCGCAATTATAGGGTAGCTAAGATATTCAGAGAGAATACAGATCGCATAAACCGAATAGATTTCTCATCTGATGGCAACACACTCATCTCTAGCAGTGACGACGATTCGATTGTTATCTATGATTGTCAAAATGGAAC gccaaagaaaactttaaacagTAAAAAATATGGTGTAGATTTAATTTGCTACACACATGCAGTCAACACAGCTTTGCATGGTTCCACAAAAGTTGATG atacaatACGATATCTGTCCCTCCATGACAACAAATACATCAGATATTTCCCAGGACACACAAAGAA AGTTGTCTCCTTGAATATGTCCCCTATCAACGATTCATTTCTTTCTGGATCATTGGACAAGACAATCAGACTTTGGGATCTGAGGTCACAAAACTGTCAG GGCCTGATGCATCTCCCTGGTCGCCCAGTGGCAGCCTTCGACCCAGAGGGCCTCATCTTTGCCGCAGGAATAAACTCAGAGTGTGTCAAGCTGTATGATCTTCGGTCATTTGACAGG GGTCCGTTCACCACCTTCAAGCTGACGCAGGACAAGGATTGTGATTGGACGGGGATGAAGTTCAGTCCAGACGGGAAACTGATCCTCATTTCGACCAACGGGCAGATTCTACGGCTCATTGACGCCTTCCAGGGGACACCACTTCAAACCTTCATG GGTTTTCAAAACAACAAAGGAATCCCCCTGGAGGCCTCATTCAGTCCAGACTCGAGATTTGCATTCTGTG GATCGACCGATGGACGAATTCACTGCTGGAACACGGAGACAGGGGTCAAGGTTGCTGTCATGAATGCTGACCATCCCGGACCCATACAGTGTCTGCAGTTTAATCCCAAGTACATGATGCTGGCCTCAGCCTGCTCCAACATG gcttTCTGGTTGCCTTACATTGATGACTGA